One window of Agromyces rhizosphaerae genomic DNA carries:
- a CDS encoding LacI family DNA-binding transcriptional regulator, protein MATDASGSAGTAAGEASVPTMFDVARLAGVSHQTVSRVLNGRADVAEATRARVQQAIADLHYTPSPAARAMASRRSRSLGLILAGRPDYGPSSAALEFNQAAYAAGYTVSQVSMRSLQRSALREAVRRLVAQRVEAIVLISGEREAVEVVGSVDVRVPVVAVASEPVSGVRRVAIDQAAGARAAVEHLVGLGHREIRHVAGPHRWMDATERVRGWREAMASHGLRVAPPIEGEWLPDSGYAAGVELAADATATAVFVGNDQMALGLLHALRDAGRRVPDDLSVVGFDDEPEAAHFAPPLTTLRQDFDALGRDTMSLVAELLAGPGASASQPASVDDPAPRAPSLIVRASTAPPPRA, encoded by the coding sequence ATGGCGACGGATGCGAGTGGGTCGGCGGGCACCGCTGCCGGCGAGGCATCCGTGCCCACCATGTTCGACGTCGCCCGGCTCGCGGGCGTGTCGCACCAGACCGTCTCGAGGGTGCTGAACGGCCGGGCGGATGTCGCGGAGGCGACGCGCGCACGCGTGCAGCAGGCGATCGCCGACCTGCACTACACGCCGTCGCCCGCGGCCCGCGCGATGGCGAGCCGGCGCTCGCGCTCGCTCGGGCTGATCCTCGCCGGGCGGCCCGACTACGGCCCGTCGAGCGCGGCGCTCGAGTTCAACCAGGCGGCCTACGCGGCCGGGTACACCGTCAGCCAGGTGAGCATGCGCTCGCTGCAGCGGTCGGCGCTCCGCGAGGCCGTGCGGCGGCTCGTGGCGCAGCGGGTCGAGGCGATCGTGCTCATCTCGGGCGAGCGCGAGGCGGTCGAGGTCGTCGGGTCCGTCGACGTGCGCGTGCCGGTCGTCGCGGTGGCATCCGAGCCCGTCTCGGGCGTGCGCCGCGTCGCGATCGACCAGGCGGCGGGGGCGCGTGCCGCGGTCGAGCACCTCGTCGGGCTGGGCCACCGGGAGATCCGCCACGTCGCCGGGCCGCACCGCTGGATGGACGCGACCGAGCGCGTGCGCGGCTGGCGCGAGGCGATGGCGTCGCACGGGCTGAGGGTCGCCCCGCCGATCGAGGGGGAGTGGCTGCCGGACTCGGGGTACGCCGCCGGTGTCGAGTTGGCGGCGGATGCGACGGCGACGGCCGTGTTCGTCGGCAACGACCAGATGGCGCTCGGGCTGCTGCACGCGCTGCGCGACGCGGGCCGGCGGGTGCCCGACGACCTCAGCGTCGTCGGCTTCGACGACGAGCCCGAGGCTGCCCACTTCGCGCCGCCGCTGACGACGCTCCGCCAGGACTTCGACGCGCTCGGCCGCGACACCATGTCGCTCGTCGCCGAGCTGCTCGCCGGCCCCGGGGCATCCGCTTCGCAGCCCGCCTCCGTGGACGACCCCGCCCCCCGCGCGCCCTCCCTCATCGTGCGCGCGAGCACCGCGCCCCCGCCCCGCGCCTGA
- the nrdI gene encoding class Ib ribonucleoside-diphosphate reductase assembly flavoprotein NrdI, producing the protein MTDLVYFSSVSGNTHRFIEKLGREAARIPLYPSDEPLVADEPYVLVLPTYGGGNGAGAVPKQVIRFLNDPHNRSLIRGVIAAGNTNFGSGYCIAGDIIAEKCHVPFLYKLELFGTPDDVSAVNEGLDAFWTMQLQPQ; encoded by the coding sequence ATGACGGACCTCGTCTACTTCTCCAGCGTCTCGGGCAACACGCATCGGTTCATCGAGAAGCTCGGCCGCGAGGCCGCGCGCATCCCGCTGTACCCCTCGGACGAGCCGCTCGTCGCCGACGAGCCCTACGTGCTCGTGCTCCCCACCTACGGCGGCGGCAACGGAGCCGGCGCCGTACCCAAGCAGGTCATCAGGTTCCTGAACGACCCGCACAACCGCTCGCTCATCCGCGGCGTCATCGCCGCGGGCAACACCAACTTCGGGTCGGGCTATTGCATCGCCGGCGACATCATCGCCGAGAAGTGCCACGTGCCCTTCCTGTACAAGCTCGAACTCTTCGGAACGCCAGACGACGTCAGCGCCGTCAATGAGGGATTGGACGCATTTTGGACAATGCAGCTGCAACCGCAGTGA
- the araA gene encoding L-arabinose isomerase: MTRTPLTTSLDAYEVWFLTGSQHLYGPETLQQVAEQSRKVAATLNAAADVPVHVVWMPVLTDSDAIKRVVLEANAAPNVIGVVAWMHTFSPAKMWIAGLDALQKPLAHLHTQANVELPWGDIDFDFMNLNQAAHGDREFGYIQTRLGVPRTTIAGHVSDPRVQQRFTTWQRAAAGLAASRSLKLARFGDNMRYVAVTEGDKTEAELRLGVQVNTWGVNELADAVAAASDAEVDQLVAEYEDLYDVVPELRAGGERHQSLRDGAAIELGLRSFLEEGGFGAFTTSFEDLGALKQLPGLAVQRLMAEGYGFGAEGDWKTAILVRVANVMGAGLPGGASLMEDYTYDLTPGSELILGAHMLEVSPSLTTAKPTLEIHPLGIGGKDDPVRLVFTADPGPAVVVAMSDMRDRFRLTANVVENVDLPSPLPKLPVGRAVWKPAPDFATSAAAWLTAGAAHHTVMSTAVGVDVFRDFATMAGLELLVIDEETTQRGFEQEVRWNQAYFRLAQGL; the protein is encoded by the coding sequence ATGACCCGCACCCCGCTCACCACCTCGCTCGACGCGTACGAGGTCTGGTTCCTCACCGGCAGCCAGCACCTCTACGGCCCGGAGACGCTGCAGCAGGTCGCCGAGCAGTCGCGCAAGGTCGCCGCGACGCTGAACGCCGCCGCAGACGTGCCCGTGCACGTCGTCTGGATGCCGGTGCTCACCGACTCCGACGCGATCAAGCGCGTGGTGCTCGAGGCGAACGCCGCACCGAACGTCATCGGCGTCGTCGCCTGGATGCACACGTTCAGCCCCGCGAAGATGTGGATCGCCGGGCTCGACGCGCTGCAGAAGCCGCTCGCGCACCTGCACACGCAGGCGAACGTCGAGCTGCCGTGGGGCGACATCGACTTCGACTTCATGAACCTCAACCAGGCCGCGCACGGCGACCGCGAGTTCGGCTACATCCAGACCCGCCTCGGCGTGCCGCGCACGACCATCGCCGGCCACGTGAGCGACCCGCGGGTGCAGCAGCGGTTCACCACCTGGCAGCGTGCGGCGGCCGGCCTCGCGGCATCCCGTTCGCTGAAGCTCGCCCGGTTCGGCGACAACATGCGCTACGTCGCCGTCACCGAGGGCGACAAGACCGAGGCCGAGCTGCGGCTCGGCGTGCAGGTGAACACCTGGGGCGTGAACGAGCTGGCGGACGCGGTCGCGGCGGCCTCCGACGCCGAGGTCGACCAGCTCGTCGCCGAGTACGAGGACCTCTACGACGTCGTGCCCGAGCTGCGGGCGGGCGGCGAGCGCCACCAGTCGCTGCGCGACGGCGCGGCCATCGAGCTCGGGCTCCGGTCGTTCCTCGAGGAGGGCGGCTTCGGCGCGTTCACGACCTCGTTCGAGGACCTCGGCGCGCTGAAGCAGCTCCCGGGCCTCGCGGTGCAGCGCCTCATGGCCGAGGGCTACGGGTTCGGCGCCGAGGGCGACTGGAAGACCGCGATCCTCGTGCGCGTCGCGAACGTGATGGGTGCGGGCCTGCCCGGCGGCGCCTCGCTCATGGAGGACTACACCTACGACCTCACGCCCGGCAGCGAGCTCATCCTCGGCGCGCACATGCTCGAGGTGTCGCCGTCGCTCACGACCGCGAAGCCCACGCTCGAGATCCACCCGCTCGGCATCGGCGGCAAGGACGACCCGGTGCGCCTGGTCTTCACCGCCGACCCCGGCCCCGCCGTCGTGGTCGCGATGAGCGACATGCGCGACCGCTTCCGCCTCACGGCGAACGTGGTCGAGAACGTCGACCTGCCGTCACCGCTGCCCAAGCTGCCGGTCGGCCGCGCCGTCTGGAAGCCCGCGCCCGACTTCGCCACGAGCGCCGCGGCCTGGCTCACGGCCGGCGCCGCGCACCACACCGTCATGTCGACCGCGGTGGGCGTGGACGTGTTCCGCGACTTCGCGACCATGGCCGGCCTCGAGCTGCTCGTCATCGACGAGGAGACCACGCAGCGCGGCTTCGAGCAGGAGGTGCGCTGGAACCAGGCGTACTTCCGGCTCGCGCAGGGGCTCTAG
- the nrdH gene encoding glutaredoxin-like protein NrdH, translating into MSVTVYTKPSCVQCNATYRALDSKGIEYDVLDLSTDEQALAQVKELGYLQAPVVIADEDHWSGFRPDKIAELASRLA; encoded by the coding sequence ATGTCGGTGACGGTCTACACCAAGCCTTCGTGCGTCCAGTGCAACGCGACCTATCGCGCGCTCGACAGCAAGGGCATCGAGTACGACGTGCTCGATCTCTCGACCGACGAGCAGGCGCTCGCCCAGGTCAAGGAGCTCGGCTACCTGCAGGCTCCGGTCGTGATCGCCGACGAGGACCACTGGTCCGGGTTCCGCCCCGACAAGATCGCCGAACTCGCCTCCCGGCTCGCGTAG
- a CDS encoding HhH-GPD-type base excision DNA repair protein, with protein MALHITGDDAADELLTNDPFALLVGMLLDQQVAMETAFAGPAKISDRLGTTDAAEIAAVDPDAFVAAFKQPPAVHRFPGSMAGRVQALATAVRDDWGGDAAAIWTQGDPSGAEVLKRLKALPGFGDQKARIFLALLGKQCGLEAAGWRDAAGAYGEEGSFRSVADITSPESLAKVRETKRAAKAAAKAK; from the coding sequence ATGGCACTGCACATCACCGGTGACGACGCCGCGGACGAACTGCTCACGAACGACCCCTTCGCGCTCCTGGTGGGCATGCTGCTCGACCAGCAGGTCGCGATGGAGACGGCGTTCGCGGGGCCCGCCAAGATCAGCGACCGGCTGGGCACGACGGATGCAGCGGAGATCGCCGCGGTCGACCCCGACGCCTTCGTGGCGGCGTTCAAGCAGCCGCCCGCGGTGCACCGCTTCCCCGGCTCGATGGCCGGGCGCGTGCAGGCGCTCGCCACGGCCGTGCGCGACGACTGGGGCGGCGACGCGGCCGCGATCTGGACGCAGGGCGACCCGTCGGGCGCCGAGGTGCTGAAGCGCCTGAAGGCGCTGCCCGGGTTCGGCGACCAGAAGGCGCGCATCTTCCTCGCGCTGCTGGGCAAGCAGTGCGGGCTCGAGGCGGCGGGCTGGCGCGATGCCGCCGGCGCGTACGGCGAGGAGGGGTCGTTCCGCTCGGTCGCCGACATCACCTCGCCCGAGTCGCTCGCCAAGGTGCGGGAGACGAAGCGCGCGGCGAAGGCGGCGGCGAAGGCCAAGTAG
- the nrdE gene encoding class 1b ribonucleoside-diphosphate reductase subunit alpha, translating to MDYHSLNAMLNLYGPNGEIQFDKDREAAREYFLQHVNQNTVFFHSLKERLDYLVEKEYYEGAVLEQYSFEFIERLNALAYSKKFRFDTFLGAFKYYTSYTLKTFDGKRYLERFEDRVVMTALGLAQGDEDLATHLVEEIIAGRFQPATPTFLNTGKAQRGELVSCFLLRIEDNMESISRGINSALQLSKRGGGVALSLSNIREAGAPIKQIENQSSGIIPVMKLLEDSFSYANQLGARQGAGAVYLSAHHPDIMRFLDTKRENADEKIRIKTLSLGVVIPDITFELAKNNEDMYLFSPYDVERVYKKPFGDVPISEHYRAMVNDPRIKKTKINARQFFQTLAEIQFESGYPYIVFEDTVNKANPIKGRINMSNLCSEILQVNTPTTYNEDLSYAQIGKDISCNLGSLNIALTMDSPNFGKTVETAIRGLTAVSNMSHISSVRSVEDGNDKSHAIGLGQMNLHGYLAREHIHYGSEEGLDFTNIYFYTVLFHALNTSNLIAKERGETFDGFADSKYASGEFFRKYTDAPWAPQTEKVAQLFADADVHIPTQEDWRELEASVREFGIYNQNLQAVPPTGSISYINNSTSSIHPIASKIEIRKEGKLGRVYYPAPFMTNENLEYYEDAYEIGYEKVIDTYAAATQHVDQGLSLTLFFKDTATTRDINRAQIYAWRKGIKTIYYIRLRQLALEGTGVDGCVSCML from the coding sequence ATGGACTACCACTCGCTGAACGCGATGCTGAACCTGTACGGCCCCAACGGGGAGATCCAGTTCGACAAGGACCGCGAGGCCGCACGGGAGTACTTCCTCCAGCACGTCAACCAGAACACGGTCTTCTTCCACTCCCTCAAGGAGCGGCTCGACTACCTGGTCGAGAAGGAGTACTACGAGGGCGCCGTGCTCGAGCAGTACTCGTTCGAGTTCATCGAGCGCCTGAACGCCCTGGCGTACTCGAAGAAGTTCCGCTTCGACACCTTCCTCGGCGCGTTCAAGTACTACACGAGCTACACGCTGAAGACCTTCGACGGCAAGCGCTACCTCGAGCGCTTCGAGGACCGCGTCGTCATGACCGCGCTCGGCCTCGCGCAGGGCGACGAGGACCTCGCGACCCACCTCGTCGAGGAGATCATCGCCGGCCGCTTCCAGCCGGCCACCCCGACGTTCCTCAACACGGGCAAGGCCCAGCGCGGCGAGCTCGTCTCCTGCTTCCTCCTCCGCATCGAGGACAACATGGAGTCGATCTCGCGCGGCATCAACTCCGCCCTGCAGCTGTCGAAGCGCGGCGGCGGCGTCGCGCTGTCGCTCAGCAACATCCGCGAGGCCGGCGCGCCGATCAAGCAGATCGAGAACCAGTCGTCGGGCATCATCCCGGTGATGAAGCTGCTGGAGGACTCATTCTCCTACGCGAACCAGCTCGGGGCCCGCCAGGGCGCCGGCGCCGTCTACCTCAGCGCCCACCACCCCGACATCATGCGGTTCCTCGACACCAAGCGCGAGAACGCCGACGAGAAGATCCGCATCAAGACGCTCTCGCTCGGCGTGGTCATCCCCGACATCACGTTCGAGCTGGCGAAGAACAACGAGGACATGTACCTCTTCTCGCCGTACGACGTCGAGCGCGTGTACAAGAAGCCGTTCGGCGACGTGCCCATCTCCGAGCACTACCGCGCGATGGTGAACGACCCGCGCATCAAGAAGACGAAGATCAACGCGCGCCAGTTCTTCCAGACCCTCGCCGAGATCCAGTTCGAGTCGGGCTACCCGTACATCGTGTTCGAGGACACGGTGAACAAGGCGAACCCGATCAAGGGCCGTATCAACATGTCGAACCTGTGCTCGGAGATCCTCCAGGTCAACACGCCGACGACCTACAACGAGGACCTGTCGTACGCCCAGATCGGCAAGGACATCTCCTGCAACCTCGGGTCGCTAAACATCGCGCTCACCATGGACTCGCCGAACTTCGGCAAGACCGTCGAGACGGCGATCCGCGGCCTCACCGCCGTGTCGAACATGTCGCACATCTCGTCGGTGCGCTCGGTGGAGGACGGCAACGACAAGTCGCACGCCATCGGCCTCGGCCAGATGAACCTGCACGGCTACCTCGCCCGCGAGCACATCCACTACGGCTCGGAGGAAGGCCTCGACTTCACGAACATCTACTTCTACACGGTGCTGTTCCACGCGCTGAACACGTCGAACCTCATCGCGAAGGAGCGCGGTGAGACCTTCGACGGCTTCGCCGACTCGAAGTACGCCTCCGGCGAGTTCTTCCGCAAGTACACGGATGCCCCGTGGGCGCCGCAGACCGAGAAGGTGGCGCAGCTCTTCGCCGACGCCGACGTGCACATCCCCACCCAGGAGGACTGGCGCGAGCTCGAGGCATCCGTTCGCGAGTTCGGCATCTACAACCAGAACCTGCAGGCCGTGCCCCCCACCGGGTCGATCTCGTACATCAACAACTCGACGTCGTCGATCCACCCGATCGCGTCGAAGATCGAGATCCGCAAGGAGGGCAAGCTCGGGCGCGTGTACTACCCGGCGCCGTTCATGACGAACGAGAACCTCGAGTACTACGAGGACGCGTACGAGATCGGCTACGAGAAGGTCATCGACACGTACGCCGCGGCGACGCAGCACGTCGACCAGGGCCTGTCGCTCACGCTGTTCTTCAAGGACACCGCGACGACCCGCGACATCAACCGGGCCCAGATCTACGCGTGGCGCAAGGGCATCAAGACCATCTACTACATCCGCCTGCGGCAGCTGGCGCTCGAGGGCACGGGCGTGGACGGTTGCGTCTCCTGCATGCTCTGA